Proteins from a single region of Chloroflexota bacterium:
- a CDS encoding methyl-accepting chemotaxis protein yields MPWLNERSIRTKLLSAFLLLGLVPMLAVSVFAYRSAERTVIDAAGQRVEDVAFQAIDKLDRNLFERYGDVQAYALSAPARSMEPERIAAWIDTMMGVYSPIYKLMIVADAQGHIVAVNSVDLDGKPLPTSQALLQRDVSGERWYREAMAGQIKDTTALVEDLHHDDLMRAVYGESSGADLALSFSAPIKDVDGRIVGVWTNRFNWDVATQILKEVQDRARRDGMETMRLGLLSLRGLPLIHDDAAQILQASPSADQRATLARAAPTGHRDGVSTAGDSAVMAGWANSAGYASYPGLSWVATSSQSRDEVLAPAMSLGAALAGALAVAVAVICTVSWLVARVLVRQINRVGAVASRLAEGDLRETVDAESADEIGKMATAMSRMVRYQRQMAAVADAVAAGDLAMDVEPQSEHDALSIAFREMVGNLRELLGEVTATADRLAGTSTELGQTAARTGDVVQQVSRSIQQVVGGVSETSQSAHHSNAAVGQLTEAIDSVARGAMQQAHQVQTASGTSARMAASVQQMAATV; encoded by the coding sequence ATGCCGTGGCTCAACGAGCGATCGATTCGAACGAAGCTTCTGTCGGCGTTTCTGCTGCTCGGCCTCGTGCCGATGCTGGCAGTCAGCGTTTTCGCGTACCGCTCCGCTGAGCGGACAGTCATCGACGCCGCCGGGCAGCGTGTCGAGGACGTGGCATTCCAGGCCATCGACAAGTTGGACCGCAACCTCTTCGAGCGCTACGGCGACGTCCAGGCCTATGCGCTGAGCGCGCCAGCCCGCTCGATGGAGCCGGAGCGCATCGCCGCCTGGATCGACACGATGATGGGCGTCTACAGCCCGATCTACAAGCTCATGATCGTGGCGGACGCCCAGGGCCATATCGTGGCCGTCAACAGCGTGGATCTCGACGGCAAACCCCTTCCAACGTCCCAGGCCCTGTTGCAGCGCGATGTCAGCGGCGAGCGCTGGTACCGCGAGGCGATGGCGGGGCAGATCAAGGACACGACTGCGCTGGTCGAAGACCTGCACCACGACGACCTGATGCGGGCTGTCTATGGGGAGAGTTCCGGGGCAGACCTCGCTCTCAGCTTCAGCGCGCCGATCAAGGACGTCGACGGCCGGATCGTTGGCGTCTGGACCAACCGCTTCAACTGGGACGTTGCCACCCAGATCTTGAAAGAGGTCCAGGACCGGGCGCGCCGCGACGGCATGGAGACGATGCGGCTCGGGCTGCTCTCGCTGCGGGGCCTGCCGCTGATCCACGACGACGCTGCTCAGATCCTCCAGGCGTCGCCGTCGGCTGACCAGCGTGCGACACTGGCGAGGGCCGCGCCGACCGGCCACCGTGACGGCGTGTCGACGGCCGGCGACAGTGCAGTCATGGCTGGCTGGGCGAACTCCGCCGGCTACGCCTCCTACCCCGGGCTGAGCTGGGTTGCCACAAGCTCCCAGAGCCGTGACGAGGTGCTGGCGCCGGCGATGTCCCTGGGCGCGGCGCTCGCCGGTGCGCTGGCCGTCGCCGTCGCGGTGATCTGTACGGTGTCGTGGCTGGTGGCGCGCGTCCTGGTTCGCCAGATCAACAGGGTCGGCGCGGTGGCCTCCAGGCTGGCCGAGGGCGACTTGCGCGAGACCGTCGATGCCGAGTCCGCCGACGAGATCGGCAAGATGGCGACCGCGATGAGCCGCATGGTGCGGTATCAGCGACAGATGGCGGCCGTCGCCGATGCCGTCGCGGCCGGCGACCTCGCCATGGACGTCGAGCCACAGTCTGAGCACGATGCGCTCAGCATCGCGTTCCGCGAGATGGTCGGCAACCTCCGAGAGCTGCTCGGGGAGGTGACGGCCACGGCCGACCGGCTGGCCGGCACCTCGACAGAGCTTGGCCAGACGGCGGCCAGGACCGGCGACGTGGTGCAGCAGGTGTCGCGGTCGATTCAACAGGTGGTCGGCGGCGTCAGCGAGACCAGCCAGTCCGCCCACCATTCCAACGCGGCAGTCGGCCAGCTCACAGAGGCGATTGACAGCGTGGCGCGCGGCGCGATGCAGCAGGCCCACCAGGTTCAGACGGCGTCTGGCACGTCGGCGCGGATGGCCGCCAGCGTGCAGCAGATGGCCGCGACCGTGTAG
- a CDS encoding NAD-dependent epimerase/dehydratase family protein, with product MTRYFLTGGAGFLGINLSRFLLARGHEVVTYDLAPFDYPDAKGRVTAITGDIRDRAALWRAMQGADVVIHTAAALPLYSTQDILTTDITGTRNVLEIALQHGIDRVVHISSTAVYGIPDHHPLYEDDRLIGVGPYGKAKIKAEQLCESAREAGLCVPILRPKSFVGPERLGVFALLYDWAHTGHNFPNIGMGNNRYQLLDVADLCDAVYLVATGEREEVNDTFNIGAAEFTTWKQDVQAVLDEAGHGKKVIPLPIVTPMIWTLRLLEAFNLSPLYKWVYETVSKDSFVSIEKAQRVLGFDPRYSTAEAMVRNYHWYVEHLDQFEGTAGVSHRVPWKQGILGLAKLVF from the coding sequence ATGACACGATACTTTCTGACCGGCGGGGCTGGCTTTCTGGGCATCAACCTCAGCCGCTTCCTGCTCGCGCGCGGCCACGAGGTCGTCACCTACGATCTTGCGCCGTTCGACTACCCTGACGCGAAGGGCCGGGTCACCGCGATCACCGGCGACATCCGCGACCGGGCGGCCCTCTGGCGGGCGATGCAGGGTGCGGACGTGGTCATCCACACGGCTGCCGCGCTCCCGCTCTACTCGACGCAGGACATCCTGACCACAGACATCACCGGCACCCGCAACGTGCTGGAGATCGCCCTGCAACACGGCATCGACCGCGTCGTACACATCTCCTCAACGGCGGTTTATGGCATCCCGGATCACCACCCGCTCTACGAGGATGACCGGCTCATCGGGGTCGGCCCGTACGGCAAGGCCAAGATCAAGGCCGAGCAGTTGTGCGAGAGCGCCCGCGAGGCCGGACTCTGCGTCCCGATCCTCCGGCCAAAGTCGTTCGTCGGGCCGGAGCGCCTGGGCGTCTTCGCGCTGCTCTACGACTGGGCGCACACTGGCCACAACTTCCCGAACATCGGGATGGGGAACAACCGCTACCAGCTGCTCGACGTGGCCGACCTCTGCGACGCGGTGTACCTGGTGGCGACCGGCGAGCGTGAGGAGGTCAACGACACGTTCAACATCGGAGCGGCCGAGTTCACGACCTGGAAGCAGGATGTCCAGGCGGTGCTGGACGAGGCCGGCCACGGCAAGAAGGTGATCCCGCTGCCCATCGTTACACCGATGATCTGGACGCTGCGGCTGCTGGAAGCGTTCAACCTGTCGCCGCTGTACAAGTGGGTCTACGAGACGGTCTCGAAAGACTCGTTTGTGTCCATCGAGAAGGCGCAGCGCGTGCTCGGCTTCGATCCGAGGTACTCGACAGCCGAGGCGATGGTCCGCAACTACCACTGGTACGTCGAGCACCTGGACCAGTTCGAAGGGACGGCCGGCGTCTCGCACCGGGTGCCGTGGAAGCAGGGCATCCTCGGACTCGCCAAGCTGGTCTTCTAG
- a CDS encoding tetratricopeptide repeat protein translates to MTLLFTDIEGSTRHVLRLGASYPELVARHREIVLDAVGPNRGQLVDAQHDTLFVAFASAQDAILGAVGAQQALATELWPDDEPIRVRMGLHTGEPERTADGYTGLDVHRAARLCSAAHGGQIVMSQTTRALVGRALPEGISVRDLGHHVLKDLPRPEHLIQLVVSALPSEFPPPRTLGAPAGLPVQRQPLIGRDMLLDRCVRLVLDERVRLLTLTGTGGTGKTSLAVQLAAALLPHFEDGVQYVPLAPVTDAALVERTIARALGVQERGAQPMLDSLIDALSGRQSLLVLDNFEHVQPAAPVVAALLAGCPALCIVVTSRELLHLSQEYDINVPPLPLPPPDGATFEQYAASDAVRLFVTRAQAVRNSFALTEENAPAVTEICRRLDGLPLALELAAARIRLLPPKALLSRLDRRLPILTDGPRDLPARQRTLRDTIGWSYGLLGDADRRVFRQLGVFVGGWTLEALQAVTADASAAESPAPAAGRPTDTGDPFDAITALVDKSLVRQSTVEGEPRYSLLETIREFAAEQLDLHDETFAARARLTEYLLALAEAADPELLTAEQVGWLDRLERELGNLSVAFTWCAAAHAQGRQTPGGSPAGLAGLRLAGALHWFWWLGGHVSEGRRWLSEALSWELGDEAQPARARALYAAGTLAMIQGAYDEAHALLDQGYELALSLGDRMTAGRSLSYRGIIETYFYETDRLDRDAAWRTSDVSAQLLEATTDRWGQALAVSQLGAHARRVGAFDEAERLLLRASAMARDIGERYLLGSCVPKLGNLYYDVQRYDDAEPLFLEALAAFRELREDWWTARCLQYLALTAGGRQEYLRAALLIGCADAILERGASRRNPREESHYLRLRGELVQELGEATFDDAYARGRQTVLDEMLRYVHEERARVPT, encoded by the coding sequence GTGACGTTGCTGTTCACCGACATCGAGGGTTCGACACGCCACGTGCTACGGCTCGGCGCGTCGTATCCCGAGCTGGTGGCACGGCACCGCGAGATCGTGCTGGACGCCGTCGGGCCGAATCGTGGCCAACTCGTGGACGCCCAGCACGACACCCTCTTCGTCGCATTCGCCTCGGCTCAGGACGCCATCCTTGGAGCGGTCGGCGCACAGCAGGCGCTCGCCACCGAGCTCTGGCCCGACGACGAGCCGATCCGCGTTCGGATGGGCCTGCATACCGGCGAACCGGAGCGTACCGCTGACGGCTACACGGGCCTGGACGTGCATCGCGCGGCCCGGCTCTGCTCGGCGGCGCACGGCGGCCAGATCGTCATGTCCCAGACGACGCGGGCGCTCGTCGGCCGGGCCTTGCCGGAGGGCATCTCGGTGCGAGATCTCGGCCACCACGTCTTGAAGGATCTCCCGCGGCCCGAGCACCTGATTCAACTGGTCGTCAGCGCGCTGCCGAGCGAGTTCCCACCGCCCCGCACGCTCGGCGCTCCGGCGGGCCTCCCCGTCCAGCGCCAGCCGCTGATCGGCCGGGACATGCTGCTGGACCGCTGCGTCCGCCTCGTGCTGGACGAGCGAGTCCGCCTGTTGACGCTCACGGGCACTGGCGGGACGGGCAAGACGTCACTGGCGGTCCAGCTGGCCGCCGCGCTGCTGCCACACTTCGAAGACGGCGTGCAGTACGTTCCACTGGCCCCAGTCACCGATGCGGCGCTGGTGGAGCGGACCATCGCTCGGGCGCTCGGCGTGCAGGAGCGCGGCGCGCAACCGATGCTCGACTCGCTGATCGATGCGCTCAGCGGGCGTCAAAGCCTGCTGGTACTCGACAACTTCGAGCACGTCCAGCCAGCCGCCCCGGTCGTGGCGGCGCTCCTGGCCGGCTGCCCGGCCCTCTGCATCGTCGTCACCAGCCGCGAGCTGTTGCACCTCTCGCAGGAGTACGACATCAACGTGCCGCCGCTGCCGCTGCCCCCGCCCGATGGCGCAACCTTCGAGCAGTACGCGGCCAGCGACGCGGTACGCCTCTTCGTGACGCGCGCGCAGGCCGTCCGCAACAGCTTCGCGTTGACGGAGGAGAATGCCCCTGCCGTGACCGAGATTTGCCGGCGGCTCGACGGACTGCCGCTGGCGCTCGAGCTGGCGGCCGCGCGGATCCGTCTGCTCCCCCCGAAAGCGTTGCTGAGCCGCCTGGACCGTCGCTTGCCGATCCTCACGGATGGGCCACGCGATCTGCCGGCCCGCCAGCGCACCCTGCGCGACACCATCGGCTGGAGCTACGGCTTGCTGGGCGATGCCGACCGTCGGGTGTTCCGCCAGCTCGGGGTATTCGTCGGCGGGTGGACGCTCGAAGCGCTGCAGGCCGTTACCGCCGACGCCTCGGCCGCTGAGTCGCCAGCGCCCGCTGCCGGACGCCCCACGGACACCGGCGACCCGTTTGACGCCATCACCGCCCTCGTGGACAAGAGCCTCGTCCGCCAGTCCACCGTGGAGGGCGAGCCGCGCTACTCGCTGCTGGAGACGATTCGCGAGTTTGCCGCTGAGCAGCTTGACCTGCATGACGAGACGTTCGCCGCGCGCGCCCGCCTGACGGAGTACCTGCTCGCGCTGGCCGAGGCCGCCGATCCCGAGCTGTTGACCGCCGAGCAGGTGGGCTGGCTCGACCGGCTGGAACGCGAGCTGGGGAACCTCTCCGTGGCGTTCACCTGGTGTGCCGCTGCTCACGCTCAGGGTCGGCAAACGCCCGGGGGCAGCCCGGCCGGCCTGGCCGGGCTGCGGCTCGCCGGGGCGCTCCATTGGTTCTGGTGGCTCGGCGGGCACGTCTCCGAGGGGCGACGGTGGCTGTCGGAGGCGTTGTCGTGGGAGCTTGGCGACGAGGCCCAACCAGCGCGGGCACGCGCCCTGTACGCGGCCGGCACGCTGGCGATGATCCAGGGGGCCTACGATGAGGCCCACGCGCTGCTCGACCAGGGTTACGAGCTGGCGCTCTCGCTGGGGGACCGGATGACAGCCGGCCGCTCGCTGAGCTACCGCGGCATCATCGAGACGTACTTCTACGAGACCGATCGGCTGGACCGCGATGCGGCGTGGCGGACCTCGGACGTCAGCGCGCAGTTGCTCGAAGCCACCACGGACCGCTGGGGACAGGCCCTCGCCGTCTCGCAGCTTGGCGCTCATGCCCGGCGTGTCGGCGCCTTTGACGAGGCCGAGAGGCTGCTGCTGCGCGCCAGCGCGATGGCCCGAGACATCGGGGAGCGCTATCTGCTCGGCTCGTGCGTACCGAAGCTCGGCAACCTCTACTACGACGTCCAGCGTTACGACGACGCCGAGCCGCTCTTCCTCGAAGCGCTCGCAGCATTCCGCGAGCTGCGCGAGGACTGGTGGACGGCACGCTGCCTCCAGTACCTCGCGCTCACCGCCGGAGGCCGCCAGGAGTATCTGCGCGCGGCGCTGCTGATTGGCTGTGCAGATGCGATCCTCGAACGCGGCGCCTCGCGGCGCAATCCGCGCGAGGAGAGCCACTACCTCCGGCTTCGAGGCGAGCTGGTCCAGGAGCTGGGCGAGGCGACGTTCGACGACGCATACGCGCGTGGTCGACAGACCGTCCTCGATGAGATGCTGCGCTACGTCCACGAGGAGCGCGCCCGCGTCCCAACCTGA
- a CDS encoding HD-GYP domain-containing protein: MHVRDLSSVRPGNVLARAVFTERGDVLLAEGTVLTEAYVEALRQRGFFTVHVEDGLSDDVRPVDIVSAQVRASTAAHVARMFEIVAVTAGVMPSRAPSSGAGARPSPSSSRGRSAGRPTDQLGDRVLQLPSDGMSMLEALYRDIERIMAEILGADAVASLESLKTHSDYTFEHSVEVAIVAIVLGRNLGLPDSQIRELALGALLHDIGKVYIDPAIVNKPGRLTLEEFEEIKKHPLLGFELVRRLPLFSTLPAHVAYQHHEKQDGSGYPRQLVGNNRILRLEADRLRPTRILLIAEIAAVADVFCALASARPYKPAFPLDRVAVMLRQIAGSHLNHDVVSALLSTVPMYAIGHWIEVVTGPYRGWRGVVTGVDAATLHLPQIRLHLDARRNAVHVPVEADLRQHADWKIVCLPPGEEPTAPPLEQRGVS, encoded by the coding sequence ATGCACGTTCGAGACCTGTCGTCCGTGCGCCCCGGCAACGTTCTGGCCCGGGCGGTCTTCACCGAGCGCGGGGACGTCCTGCTCGCCGAGGGGACGGTCCTGACCGAGGCCTACGTCGAAGCGCTGCGGCAACGCGGCTTCTTCACGGTGCACGTCGAGGACGGCCTGTCTGACGACGTGCGGCCCGTGGACATCGTCTCAGCGCAGGTGCGGGCCAGCACGGCCGCCCACGTCGCCAGGATGTTCGAGATCGTGGCGGTGACGGCCGGCGTGATGCCGAGCAGAGCGCCGTCCAGTGGCGCCGGCGCCCGGCCGTCCCCGTCCTCCAGCCGTGGCAGGTCGGCTGGCCGCCCGACAGATCAGCTTGGCGACCGCGTCCTGCAACTGCCGAGCGACGGCATGTCGATGCTGGAAGCGCTCTACCGCGACATCGAGCGGATCATGGCCGAGATCCTCGGCGCGGATGCCGTCGCCAGCCTCGAATCGCTGAAGACCCACAGCGACTACACGTTTGAGCACTCGGTTGAGGTCGCCATCGTCGCCATCGTGCTGGGGCGCAACCTCGGCCTGCCGGACAGCCAGATTCGCGAGCTGGCGCTCGGAGCGCTGCTGCACGATATCGGCAAGGTCTACATCGACCCGGCCATCGTCAACAAGCCCGGCCGCCTGACGCTCGAAGAGTTCGAGGAGATCAAGAAGCACCCCTTGCTCGGCTTCGAGCTGGTGCGCCGCCTGCCGCTGTTCAGCACGCTGCCGGCGCACGTGGCCTACCAGCACCATGAGAAGCAGGATGGCTCCGGCTACCCGCGCCAGCTTGTGGGCAACAATCGCATCCTGCGGTTGGAGGCCGACCGGCTTCGACCGACGCGCATCCTGCTGATCGCCGAGATCGCCGCCGTGGCCGACGTGTTCTGCGCCCTGGCCTCGGCCCGGCCGTACAAGCCAGCCTTTCCGCTCGACCGGGTGGCGGTCATGCTGCGGCAAATCGCTGGCTCACACCTGAACCATGACGTAGTCAGCGCGCTGCTCTCGACCGTCCCGATGTACGCCATCGGTCACTGGATCGAGGTCGTCACCGGGCCGTACCGGGGCTGGCGCGGCGTGGTCACCGGCGTCGATGCGGCGACGCTCCATCTGCCGCAGATCCGGCTGCACCTGGACGCCCGCCGCAACGCCGTGCATGTGCCCGTCGAGGCGGATCTCCGCCAACATGCTGACTGGAAGATCGTCTGCCTGCCGCCCGGCGAGGAGCCGACCGCGCCACCGCTGGAGCAGCGCGGCGTCTCGTAG